In Cicer arietinum cultivar CDC Frontier isolate Library 1 chromosome 7, Cicar.CDCFrontier_v2.0, whole genome shotgun sequence, a single window of DNA contains:
- the LOC101513584 gene encoding peptide-N4-(N-acetyl-beta-glucosaminyl)asparagine amidase A isoform X2, whose translation MVMGKNGDKQTVNQLIFFNNRVQVKLPSSILDLVDDTYRKFSIYLDTDEIEKDIDGYLLVTNVSLGFDEEKYKSEDSGFSNSFLNNVQDGQGTMVVKNNLVVSGVGETQQSYKYSSNENCYFRKVGCSNYTILYDEVKNSCNKRSNSRFGLNFIRKLPVML comes from the coding sequence ATGGTAATGGGGAAAAATGGGGACAAACAAACTGTGaatcaactaatattttttaacaacagGGTTCAGGTTAAACTTCCATCGTCCATTCtagatttggttgatgacacttataGAAAGTTTTCCATTTACTTGGACACAGATGAAATTGAGAAGGATATTGATGGTTATTTATTAGTTACAAATGTTTCATTAGGATTTGATGAGGAAAAGTATAAGAGCGAAGATTCTGGATTTTCAAATAGCTTTCTAAACAATGTGCAGGATGGACAGGGTACAAtggttgttaaaaataatttggttgttagTGGAGTGGGTGAAACACAACAAAGTTACAAATATTCAAGTAATGAAAATTGTTACTTTAGGAAAGTTGGATGCTCAAATTACACAATTCTCTACGATGAAGTAAAAAATTCATGCAACAAAAGAAGTAACTCTCGTTTTGGCCTTAATTTTATCAGAAAGTTGCCTGTTATGCTGTAG